Proteins from a single region of Parambassis ranga chromosome 18, fParRan2.1, whole genome shotgun sequence:
- the LOC114450897 gene encoding interferon-induced very large GTPase 1-like isoform X3 — translation MNHPSEMALKMSMCQFSVPLLLPNCDTQQCTLMLWALRDIVKKYRPQSLSESKGFSEERIVLSELPMISFVRLGECSLSKSEILNKLLSTSQQYHDAFVHHEMECGDSPRRISNGLTEITWYLPGGNKNMNIFSEPVAVANLRGDIASFEKQYSFLCETSAAVFVFFDNLDSECSLLTSTHSKAEIFLVGNHQSKSFSIDGLEKVATKLGLANNNIIIKTKQKNAADFVKGLRTTISHVVENSKMKMRIEQMADIAHELGILVDEDDTVCQTAKKNADEITAGIEDMLKYKEDHLPLQGQIWKELTSLEKEEFRLKNLGSENVEDYKSKLQEQKAELRDKQNSYDMSTAMTYFINAISSSGSERCYFLKWMRMNLDNVSREKLSGLREQYKEKCKNSKNKEQIKEIDRQLSNSSLGTEHFFREMGQIYEASLSLPETHPSCQQLQHLPKLCAELLRDGYPLELVDGDASNIPLRWVTDVLSQLSDLVSPKNKILVVTVLGVQSTGKSTLLNTMFGVQFAVSSGRCTRGAFMLFIRIKEDMREVLKCDFMVIIDTEGLKSPELAQLDNSYEHDNELATLVVGLSDVTIINIAMENSTEMKDILQIVVHAFLRMKEVGKKPKCQFVHQNVSDVSAHEKNLRDGKLLLQQLNEMTQAAAKMEKKEENKSFTDVMEYSPDTGNWYIPGLWNGNPPMAPVNAGYSEAVYELKKNIIQLLQTCELTANNISDFKEWVTSLWNAVKHENFIFSFRNSLVADAYMKLCTEFNKWEWEFKKEMYSWVTEKETQISNFGTVADKSGKSDMRKLLSCLKSEASVVLSTWEAKLLENLTEYFKQTEGHVYLVEGYREEFANNAKSLRAETERSVVHQLTAAAELDKIKENHTKEIEKAVCELIDECQKKKVQMTDEELDKEFDKMWSKTLEKLSFSKQEPKDVFTSVYHCLRTNLSHRGSRACELLSKTKLQDCGKQHFKYIAKGFYNKAKDKVNGWFNFNSHTKAVQQLADSIIDTSSEFVNEKLVRKNNYHETYIQEILNIIDEKLHNNQDLQTNIEFEVSLKLHICGSAARSFQKMHQDFLQVNDPYRCLMNNKGKFCADFKYVFYKRDQCQKKAEEFTNQCLKPAVTDCVYRYLCPNIIDEMLKMEKFSTRISFQYSILLDLLSKEKFENYLRYSLSYESYVKTQIRDEIVKRFSSGSSTFQFEDRHLQLCISSINDAIKKAKTEKSDNLKSFVKDICKELPDILVISQDALGAFMILNNADQEQFAQCLTASMKDMAEALRDQFKQTGIKEKLKHLSVQPQNELFTRVIGCGKQCPFCGAPCDARRKDHKQHWASIHQPQGLGRHRGDAMEKLVTDICSSLVNSRSLFRCSATNYQWHPYKTYNEVFPDWHIPPDVSLEASDYWKYVMTKYNKKFAEAYNAKPADIPSTWGNINKEQAEKSLREAFHIK, via the exons ATGAACCATCCAAGT GAAATGGCACTCAAAATGTCTATGTGTCAGTTTTCTGTGCCTCTGCTACTTCCTAactgtgacacacagcagtgcacaCTCATGCTTTGGGCCTTGAGGGACATTGTTAAGAAGTACAGACCTCAGTCTCTTTCAGAGTCCAAGGGCTTCTCTGAAGAAAGAATCGTTCTCTCTGAACTTCCAATGATTTCTTTTGTGAGACTGGGTGAGTGCTCCTTGTCCAAGTCAGAGATTCTCAATAAGCTCCTGAGCACTTCTCAGCAGTACCATGACGCCTTTGTGCACCATGAGATGGAATGTGGAGACAGTCCAAGAAGAATATCCAATGGACTGACTGAGATTACTTGGTATCTCCCTggtggaaacaaaaacatgaatatcTTCAGTGAGCCAGTGGCTGTCGCTAACCTTCGTGGGGACATTGCTTCATTTGAAAAACAATACTCCTTTTTGTgtgaaacatctgcagcagtttTTGTCTTCTTTGACAATTTGGATTCTGAGTGCAGTCTGCtgaccagcacacacagcaagGCAGAGATCTTCTTGGTGGGAAACCATCAGAGCAAAAGCTTCAGTATAGATGGTTTAGAAAAAGTAGCAACCAAGTTGGGCCTGGCTAACAACAATATCATTATtaagacaaaacagaaaaatgcagcAGACTTTGTCAAGGGTTTGAGGACAACCATCAGTCATGTAGTTGAGAACtcaaagatgaagatgagaatAGAGCAGATGGCTGACATTGCCCATGAACTGGGAATCTTGGTTGATGAAGACGATACTGTGTGCCAGACTgcaaagaaaaatgcagatgaaATCACTGCAGGAATAGAAGACATGCTGAAATACAAAGAAGATCATCTTCCCCTGCAAGGCCAAATATGGAAAGAACTGACCTCCTTGGAGAAGGAAGAATTCCGACTTAAAAACCTTGGGTCTGAAAATGTAGAAGATTACAAAAGCAAACTTCAGGAACAGAAAGCTGAACTTCGGGACAAACAGAACTCTTATGACATGTCAACAGCCATGACATACTTCATCAATGCTATATCAAGCTCAGGGTCAGAGAGGTGTTACTTCCTGAAATGGATGCGAATGAACCTTGATAATGTGTCTCGTGAAAAACTGTCAGGACTCAGGGAGCAGTACAAAGAAAAGTGCAAGAATTCTAAGAACAAGGAGCAGATTAAAGAAATAGACCGACAACTTTCCAACAGCTCACTGGGGACTGAACACTTCTTCCGTGAAATGGGTCAGATCTATGAAGCTTCACTTTCTCTTCCAGAAACACACCCATCATGCCAGCAGTTGCAGCATCTGCCCAAACTCTGTGCTGAACTGCTGCGTGATGGATATCCCCTTGAGCTTGTAGATGGAGATGCTTCCAACATTCCTCTCAGATGGGTGACTGATGTTCTCTCTCAGCTCAGTGATTTGGTGTCTCCAAAGAACAAGATACTAGTAGTCACAGTTCTTGGAGTTCAGAGCACAGGAAAGTCCACTCTCCTTAACACCATGTTTGGAGTGCAGTTTGCAGTCAGCAGTGGTCGATGCACTCGAGGTGCCTTCATGTTGTTCATCAGAATCAAAGAAGACATGAGAGAAGTCCTCAAGTGTGACTTCATGGTGATCATTGACACAGAGGGCTTAAAGTCACCAGAACTTGCACAACTGGACAACAGCTACGAGCATGACAACGAGCTGGCAACACTTGTTGTGGGGCTGAGTGATGTCACCATCATCAACATTGCAATGGAGAATTCAACAGAAATGAAGGACATCCTACAAATAGTTGTCCATGCTTTTCTCAGGATGAAGGAGGTGGGCAAAAAGCCTAAATGTCAGTTTGTTCACCAGAACGTGTCTGATGTTTCTGCCCATGAGAAGAACTTACGAGACGGGAAGCTGCTCTTGCAGCAGTTGAACGAGATGACCCAGGCAGCAGCAAAaatggagaagaaagaggagaacaAGAGCTTCACTGATGTGATGGAGTACAGTCCAGACACTGGGAACTGGTACATCCCTGGACTCTGGAATGGAAACCCACCAATGGCACCAGTCAATGCAGGGTACAGTGAAGCTGTATATGAGCTCAAGAAAAACATCATCCAGCTACTGCAGACATGTGAGCTAACTGCTAATAATATCTCAGACTTCAAAGAGTGGGTGACCAGCCTGTGGAACGCAGTCAAACATGAGAACTTCATCTTCAGCTTCAGAAACAGCCTGGTAGCTGACGCATACATGAAGCTCTGCACAGAATTCAACAAATGGGAATGGGAATTCAAAAAAGAGATGTACTCCTGggtgacagaaaaagaaacacaaatctCCAACTTTGGTACAGTTGCAGATAAGTCTGGAAAGTCTGACATGAGAAAACTCCTCTCATGTTTGAAAAGTGAAGCCTCTGTGGTGCTGTCCACATGGGAGGCCAAGCTTCTAGAAAACCTGACAGAGTATTTCAAGCAGACAGAAGGCCATGTGTATCTGGTTGAAGGATACAGAGAGGAATTTGCAAACAATGCAAAGAGCCTTCGAGCAGAAACAGAGAGGTCTGTAGTTCATcagctcacagcagcagcagaactcgACAAAATCAAAGAGAATCACACAAAAGAAATTgaaaaagctgtgtgtgaattAATTGATGAAtgtcaaaagaaaaaagtcCAGATGACAGACGAAGAGCTGGACAAAGAGTTTGACAAGATGTGGAGTAAAACACTGGAGAAACTGTCTTTTTCTAAACAAGAGCCCAAAGATGTCTTCACAAGTGTGTATCACTGTCTGAGAACAAATCTGTCACACAGGGGGAGCCGAGCATGTGAACTGCTGAGTAAAACAAAACTTCAAGATTGTGGAAAACAGCATTTCAAATACATAGCTAAAGGATTCTACAACAAAGCTAAAGACAAGGTGAACGGGTGGTTTAATTTTAACAGTCACACAAAGGCTGTCCAACAACTGGCTGATAGCATCATAGATACTTCCTCTGAGTTTGTAAATGAAAAATTGGTAAGAAAAAACAATTACCATGAAACTTACATCCAGGAGATCCTTAACATCATTGATGAGAAGCTGCACAACAACCAGGATCTTCAGACAAACATCGAGTTTGAAGTTTCTCTAAAACTGCACATCTGTGGCTCTGCAGCCAGAAGCTTTCAGAAAATGCACCAAGATTTCCTACAAGTGAATGATCCCTACAGATGTCTGATGAACAACAAGGGAAAGTTTTGTGCTGATTTCAAATATGTGTTCTATAAACGAGACCAGTGCCAGAAGAAGGCTGAAGAATTCACCAACCAGTGCTTGAAGCCAGCAGTCACAGACTGTGTCTATCGTTACCTGTGTCCTAATATCATTGATGAGATGCTGAAAATGGAGAAGTTCAGCACACGAATCTCCTTCCAGTATTCAATCTTACTGGATTTGCTTTCAAAGGAAAAATTTGAAAATTATTTGAGGTACAGTCTGTCTTATGAGAGTTATGTGAAAACACAAATACGTGATGAAATAGTGAAACGTTTCTCAAGTGGATCATCGACATTTCAGTTTGAGGACAGACACCTTCAGTTATGTATCAGCAGCATAAATGATGCCAtcaaaaaggcaaaaacagagaagagcgACAACTTGAAGAGCTTTGTTAAAGACATCTGTAAAGAACTACCAGACATACTGGTAATTTCCCAGGATGCTCTGGGTGCTTTCATGATCCTGAACAATGCCGACCAGGAACAGTTTGCTCAGTGTCTCACAGCATCTATGAAGGACATGGCAGAAGCTCTTAGAGACCAGTTTAAACAAACAGGCATCAAAGAGAAACTAAAACACCTCAGTGTGCAGCCACAGAATGAACTTTTCACCAGAGTGATTGGTTGTGGTAAACAGTGTCCATTCTGTGGAGCTCCTTGTGATGCAAGAAGAAAAGACCACAAGCAGCACTGGGCTTCAATACATCAACCACAAGGTCTGGGAAGACACAGGGGGGACGCAATGGAAAAACTTGTCACTGACATTTGTTCATCTCTTGTGAACAGTCGCTCACTGTTTCGCTGCAGTGCTACAAACTATCAATGGCACCCTTACAAGACTTACAATGAAGTTTTTCCAGACTGGCATATTCCTCCAGATGTGAGCCTTGAAGCATCAGACTACTGGAAATATGTAATGACAAAGTACAACAAGAAGTTTGCTGAAGCATATAATGCAAAACCTGCTGATATTCCTTCAACCTGGGGAAATATCAACAAGGAGCAGGCAGAGAAAAGTCTCAGAGAGGCATTtcacatcaaatga